One stretch of Halarchaeum grantii DNA includes these proteins:
- a CDS encoding SDR family NAD(P)-dependent oxidoreductase, which produces MLNTDLSDRTALVTGAGRGNGRAIATQLAEHGATVVVNDLEADPAERTAEEIREAGGDAVAVTADVSEEDEVTAMVEEATGEVGTIDVLVNNAGVGDAGPFLEREDNGRFELNLDVHFWGSLNCTDAVVDDMVEQGYGKIINITSIHTKNGVGMSPEYDVGKFSLLGLTKSLALELGREGVRVNAVAPGWVDTRMVEGFSERTKEQIRDLNPFDRFAQPEEIADAVTFLATPASDYVNGHELRVDGGQVPIDSWKYDNR; this is translated from the coding sequence ATGCTGAACACAGACCTCAGCGACCGAACGGCGCTCGTGACCGGCGCGGGCCGTGGGAACGGCCGCGCGATAGCGACGCAGTTGGCTGAGCACGGTGCGACCGTCGTCGTGAACGACCTGGAAGCGGATCCCGCCGAGCGGACCGCCGAGGAGATACGCGAGGCCGGCGGCGACGCCGTCGCCGTCACCGCCGACGTCTCCGAGGAGGACGAAGTGACGGCGATGGTCGAGGAGGCGACCGGCGAAGTCGGGACTATCGATGTCCTCGTCAACAACGCCGGCGTCGGCGACGCGGGCCCGTTCCTCGAGAGGGAGGACAACGGTCGCTTCGAGTTGAACCTCGACGTCCATTTCTGGGGGAGTCTCAACTGCACCGACGCCGTCGTCGACGACATGGTCGAACAGGGCTACGGGAAGATCATCAACATCACCTCGATCCACACGAAGAACGGTGTCGGGATGAGCCCCGAGTACGACGTCGGGAAGTTCAGCCTCCTCGGCCTCACGAAGAGCCTCGCGCTCGAACTCGGGCGCGAAGGCGTGCGCGTGAACGCCGTCGCGCCCGGCTGGGTCGACACCCGAATGGTCGAGGGGTTCTCCGAGCGCACGAAGGAGCAGATCCGCGACCTCAACCCGTTCGACCGGTTCGCTCAACCCGAAGAGATCGCCGACGCCGTCACCTTCCTCGCCACCCCCGCCAGCGACTACGTCAACGGCCACGAGCTCCGCGTCGACGGCGGACAGGTCCCGATCGATTCCTGGAAGTACGACAACCGCTGA
- a CDS encoding IclR family transcriptional regulator — protein MARDPRHPVKATRRSFAILEELEHAGTLGVTALADRVDVSKATAYNHLSTLEAMGYVTRSDGEYTLGMRFLALGRRARERVPALAAIEDELTELQAATGESVSLLAIEDEHTVCALAYGNRADRWFDIGDRFPIHETVAGCVALSRWDDDDVSALIEDVPDAAAVEESVSRARENGILFGKAEHGENFRGVATVVDADTDPTLVVEVSGDARHLTGRRLEEDVTGLLLSTVKRIEIAIEETD, from the coding sequence ATGGCACGCGACCCACGACACCCGGTGAAGGCGACACGGCGGTCGTTCGCGATTCTCGAGGAGTTAGAGCACGCCGGTACGCTCGGTGTCACCGCGCTCGCCGACCGCGTCGACGTCTCGAAGGCGACGGCGTACAACCACCTCTCGACGCTCGAGGCGATGGGGTACGTCACCCGAAGCGACGGGGAGTACACGCTCGGAATGCGCTTTCTCGCCCTCGGTCGACGGGCGCGCGAGCGCGTCCCTGCCCTCGCCGCTATCGAGGACGAACTCACCGAACTACAGGCGGCGACGGGTGAATCCGTGAGTTTGCTCGCCATCGAGGACGAACACACGGTCTGTGCGCTCGCGTACGGGAACCGCGCCGACCGGTGGTTCGACATCGGCGACCGCTTCCCGATTCACGAGACGGTCGCGGGGTGTGTGGCGCTCTCCCGGTGGGACGACGACGACGTGTCGGCGCTGATCGAGGACGTCCCGGATGCGGCGGCCGTCGAGGAGTCGGTGTCGCGGGCGCGCGAGAACGGCATTTTGTTTGGCAAGGCCGAACACGGCGAGAACTTCCGGGGGGTCGCGACCGTCGTGGACGCGGACACCGATCCCACGCTCGTCGTCGAGGTGTCCGGCGACGCCCGCCACCTGACCGGCCGCCGACTCGAGGAAGACGTCACGGGGCTGCTGTTGAGCACGGTGAAGCGGATCGAGATCGCCATCGAGGAGACGGACTGA
- a CDS encoding succinylglutamate desuccinylase/aspartoacylase family protein: MSETDPESFQYDAAVDPGEKRQFRYEVGETYLGDAVEIPVTVINGEHDGPHVVMTAAVHGDELNGVKVLQEVADRYTPHEIHGTLVLLHVVNVPGYQAQQRYLPIYDQDLNRSFPGKERSNTAGRMAHHVYQQFISKCDLGLDFHTSTRNRTTMYHARADVGNPDVEHLAEVFGTNVILSGEGDDGSLRAVATRNGTPTITIEMGKAHRFQPALIEKALDGVENVLADYGVYPDGDVSEPSWRKVMGPTEEKRWIRADTGGLVEMQWGPSPLVHEGDPICTISDHFKDEEHVVEAPFTGLIVGVLENPVALPGHPICHLVRITPETREEIEREITQGEFDGYRSYGQRWMADDEEAE; encoded by the coding sequence ATGAGCGAGACCGACCCCGAGTCCTTCCAGTACGACGCCGCCGTCGATCCCGGCGAGAAACGACAGTTCCGCTACGAAGTCGGCGAGACCTACCTCGGTGACGCCGTCGAAATCCCCGTCACCGTCATCAACGGCGAACACGACGGCCCCCACGTCGTCATGACCGCCGCCGTCCACGGCGACGAGCTCAACGGCGTCAAAGTCCTCCAAGAAGTCGCCGACCGCTACACACCGCACGAGATCCACGGCACCCTCGTCCTCCTGCACGTCGTCAACGTCCCGGGCTATCAGGCCCAACAGCGCTACCTCCCCATCTACGACCAAGACCTCAATCGCTCCTTCCCCGGGAAGGAACGCTCCAACACCGCCGGGCGCATGGCTCACCACGTCTACCAGCAGTTCATCAGCAAATGCGACCTCGGCCTCGACTTCCACACCTCTACGCGCAACCGCACCACCATGTACCACGCGCGCGCCGACGTCGGCAACCCCGACGTCGAGCATCTCGCCGAAGTCTTCGGCACCAACGTCATCCTCTCCGGCGAAGGCGACGACGGGTCGCTACGCGCCGTCGCCACCCGGAACGGTACCCCCACGATAACCATCGAGATGGGCAAAGCCCACCGCTTCCAACCCGCACTCATCGAAAAAGCCCTCGACGGCGTCGAGAACGTCCTCGCCGACTACGGCGTCTACCCCGACGGCGACGTGAGCGAGCCATCGTGGCGGAAAGTAATGGGTCCCACCGAAGAGAAACGCTGGATCCGCGCCGACACCGGCGGCCTCGTCGAGATGCAGTGGGGGCCCAGCCCGCTCGTCCACGAAGGCGACCCCATCTGCACGATCTCCGACCATTTCAAGGACGAAGAACACGTCGTCGAAGCGCCGTTCACCGGCCTCATCGTCGGCGTCCTCGAGAACCCCGTCGCGCTCCCCGGCCACCCCATCTGCCACCTCGTCCGTATCACCCCCGAAACCCGCGAAGAGATCGAGCGCGAGATCACGCAGGGCGAGTTCGACGGCTACCGCTCCTACGGCCAGCGCTGGATGGCCGACGACGAAGAAGCCGAATGA
- a CDS encoding aldehyde dehydrogenase family protein encodes MSEIAPDADWDELYIDGEWTPSESGETIPVDDPSTRETVTEVAAATEADVDRAYEVAADAQDEWAEAPPAQRQAVIEQFHDALHEHEEEIIEVLEHEVGGSRIMGETSIQIASDHASEAATLPRRLKGEHAASNIPGKENVLQRGPKGVVTVISPWNFPLNLSMRAVAPAIAAGNAVVLKPSTNSPVSGGLLFAKLFEETDLPDGVINVVTGKGSDIGDRVASHPESDVVAFTGSTEVGQHVAGLAAQNLAVPAMELGGNNAHVVTADADLDRAIDGATFGSFVHQGQVCISINRHIVHEDVYDEYVERLTERAEELPVGSAHDGDTVVGPIISESQRDEMLDYVADTVEAGATLETGGETKDLDGVEDSLVVKPTVLSGVTNDMPAAANEHFGPIAPVIPFSDVDEAVELANDTEFGLSGAVHAGDLEVAKDIADRMETGNVHINDQPINDEAHVPFSGIGASGMGHYNSDAFLDEVTETKWISIQHDARDYPF; translated from the coding sequence ATGAGCGAAATCGCACCCGACGCCGACTGGGACGAGCTCTACATCGACGGCGAGTGGACGCCGAGCGAGAGCGGCGAGACCATCCCCGTCGACGACCCCTCGACGCGCGAGACCGTCACCGAGGTCGCGGCCGCGACCGAGGCCGACGTCGACCGCGCCTACGAGGTCGCCGCCGACGCCCAAGACGAGTGGGCGGAGGCCCCGCCCGCACAGCGTCAAGCCGTCATCGAGCAGTTCCACGACGCCCTCCACGAGCACGAGGAGGAGATCATCGAGGTCCTCGAACACGAGGTCGGCGGCTCGCGCATCATGGGCGAGACGTCCATCCAGATCGCGAGCGACCACGCGAGCGAGGCCGCGACGCTCCCCCGACGCCTGAAGGGCGAGCACGCCGCCTCCAACATCCCCGGGAAGGAGAACGTCCTCCAGCGCGGCCCGAAGGGCGTCGTCACCGTCATCTCACCGTGGAACTTCCCGCTGAACCTCTCGATGCGCGCCGTCGCGCCCGCCATCGCCGCCGGCAACGCGGTGGTGCTCAAGCCCTCCACGAACTCCCCCGTCTCGGGCGGGTTGCTCTTCGCGAAGCTCTTCGAGGAGACCGACCTCCCCGACGGCGTCATCAACGTCGTCACCGGGAAGGGCTCCGACATCGGTGACCGCGTCGCCTCCCACCCGGAGAGCGACGTCGTCGCGTTCACCGGCTCGACCGAGGTCGGCCAGCACGTCGCCGGCCTCGCCGCGCAGAACCTCGCGGTGCCCGCGATGGAGCTCGGCGGCAACAACGCGCACGTCGTCACCGCTGACGCCGACCTCGACCGCGCCATCGACGGCGCGACCTTCGGCTCGTTCGTCCACCAGGGCCAGGTCTGCATCTCCATCAATCGCCACATCGTCCACGAGGACGTCTACGACGAATACGTCGAGCGCCTCACCGAGCGCGCCGAGGAGCTCCCCGTCGGGAGCGCGCACGACGGCGACACCGTCGTCGGCCCGATAATCAGCGAGAGCCAGCGCGACGAGATGCTCGACTACGTCGCGGACACCGTCGAGGCCGGCGCGACGCTCGAAACCGGCGGCGAGACGAAGGACCTCGACGGCGTCGAGGACTCGCTCGTCGTGAAGCCGACCGTGCTCTCGGGCGTCACGAACGACATGCCCGCCGCCGCGAACGAGCACTTCGGCCCCATCGCGCCCGTCATCCCCTTCAGCGACGTCGACGAGGCCGTCGAGCTCGCGAACGACACCGAGTTCGGCCTCTCCGGCGCCGTCCACGCTGGCGACCTCGAGGTCGCGAAGGACATCGCCGACCGCATGGAGACCGGGAACGTCCACATCAACGACCAGCCCATCAACGACGAGGCCCACGTCCCCTTCAGCGGCATCGGCGCCTCCGGCATGGGCCACTACAACAGCGACGCCTTCCTCGACGAGGTGACGGAGACGAAGTGGATCAGCATCCAGCACGACGCGCGCGACTACCCGTTCTGA
- a CDS encoding sodium/calcium exchanger protein, translated as MRSWVRHPLVAVGFALAVTLPWIGLVLSAGGYSAIHPGENISAVMAVAVAGVAILGGAFLLAWAAEIAEKDVPRAFAIAVLAVLAVAPEYAVDALYAWRAGAGDAQAANLAVANMTGANRILIGLGWAGIALFSIYRATRTSDPAIRRREGTLTDAVTLDRDISIEITFLLAATAFAFFVPLNGGIGPLDTLFLVGLYVCYLVVVVRGDVEEPEAHVGVPAYFQGLARVPRVLFVLAGFAFSGAIIFTAVHPFAEGLETLGLQYGIPEFFMIQWVAPLASESPELVIVAYLVNKARSTAGFNALISSKLNQWTLLIGTLAVVYSISAGAIGTLPFDGKQAAEIWITAAQSLFAVAILTNFEISVREALVLFGLFASQVLAEFYVIRTYAEPTATSISVTILYAYTALYLVLAVWLFVKRRESVQRLLRRTLSDVRGAFSSSGRPEHSE; from the coding sequence ATGCGCTCTTGGGTCCGTCATCCGTTGGTCGCGGTCGGTTTCGCGCTCGCCGTCACACTCCCGTGGATCGGGTTAGTGCTCTCGGCCGGAGGGTACAGCGCGATTCATCCGGGTGAGAACATTTCGGCTGTCATGGCTGTCGCCGTCGCGGGGGTCGCGATCCTCGGTGGGGCGTTCTTGCTGGCGTGGGCGGCGGAGATCGCGGAGAAGGACGTTCCGCGCGCGTTCGCGATCGCGGTGTTGGCGGTGTTGGCGGTCGCGCCGGAGTACGCGGTGGACGCGCTGTATGCGTGGCGCGCCGGTGCGGGGGACGCCCAGGCCGCGAATCTGGCAGTCGCGAACATGACGGGGGCGAACCGCATCCTCATCGGACTCGGGTGGGCGGGAATCGCGCTGTTCAGCATCTATCGCGCGACGCGGACGTCGGATCCGGCGATACGGCGCCGCGAGGGGACGCTCACGGACGCCGTGACGCTCGATCGGGACATCTCCATCGAGATCACGTTCCTGCTCGCGGCGACTGCGTTCGCGTTCTTCGTCCCGCTGAATGGCGGTATCGGCCCGCTCGACACGCTCTTTCTGGTGGGTCTCTACGTCTGCTATCTCGTCGTGGTGGTTCGCGGTGACGTGGAGGAACCGGAGGCACACGTGGGGGTCCCGGCGTACTTCCAAGGTCTCGCGAGGGTGCCGCGGGTGCTCTTCGTTCTCGCGGGATTCGCGTTCTCGGGTGCGATAATCTTCACTGCGGTGCATCCGTTCGCGGAGGGCCTGGAGACGCTCGGCCTCCAGTACGGTATTCCGGAGTTCTTCATGATCCAGTGGGTCGCACCGCTCGCCTCGGAGAGTCCGGAGCTCGTCATCGTGGCGTATCTGGTGAATAAGGCTCGCTCGACGGCCGGGTTCAACGCGCTGATATCCTCGAAGCTGAACCAGTGGACGCTGCTGATCGGCACGCTCGCGGTGGTCTACTCGATTTCGGCGGGAGCGATCGGAACGCTGCCGTTCGACGGGAAGCAGGCGGCGGAGATCTGGATCACGGCCGCGCAGAGCCTCTTCGCGGTGGCGATCCTGACGAACTTCGAGATCAGCGTCCGTGAGGCGCTCGTGCTCTTCGGGTTGTTCGCCTCACAGGTGCTCGCGGAGTTCTACGTGATTCGGACGTACGCGGAGCCGACGGCGACGTCGATCAGCGTCACGATCCTCTACGCGTACACGGCGCTCTATCTCGTGCTCGCGGTGTGGCTGTTCGTGAAGCGTCGGGAGAGCGTCCAGCGCCTCCTCCGGCGAACGCTCTCGGACGTTCGGGGGGCGTTCAGTTCGAGTGGCCGGCCGGAGCACTCCGAGTGA
- a CDS encoding NAD(P)-dependent alcohol dehydrogenase, producing the protein MRSVLLTDTNTFEHVTRERPDPDPDEALVRVTDVGICGSDVHYYEHGRIGDHVVEDPLVLGHESAGVVDAVGADVEGLTAGDRVAIEPGVPCRRCRFCTRGDYHLCPDVSFMATPPVDGAFAEYVAWPADYCHPLPESVSTREGALCEPLSVALHAAERGDVGVGDTVLVTGAGPIGLLVAEAVRAAGATDVVVTDVVPEKLARAEARGADATVNVAEEDLEARVRTYTDGDGVDVAIEASGAEPAVAALPDVVRRGGTAVLVGLPTVEEVPFDVHAVIDGELDVHGSFRFENTYPDAVSLLADGAVDVAGIVDFTEPLDRLDTAFERAQDPTTVKGMVRVADVGD; encoded by the coding sequence ATGAGGAGCGTCCTCCTGACGGACACGAACACCTTCGAGCACGTCACTCGCGAACGCCCCGACCCCGACCCGGACGAAGCGCTCGTCCGCGTCACGGACGTCGGCATCTGCGGGTCGGACGTCCACTACTACGAACACGGTCGGATCGGCGACCACGTCGTCGAAGACCCCCTCGTCCTCGGCCACGAGAGCGCGGGCGTCGTCGACGCCGTCGGCGCCGACGTCGAGGGCCTCACGGCGGGTGATCGCGTCGCCATCGAACCGGGTGTCCCCTGCCGGCGCTGTCGGTTCTGCACGCGCGGCGACTACCACCTCTGCCCGGACGTGTCGTTCATGGCGACGCCGCCGGTCGACGGCGCGTTCGCCGAGTACGTCGCGTGGCCGGCCGACTACTGCCATCCGCTCCCCGAGTCGGTGTCGACACGCGAGGGCGCGCTCTGCGAACCCCTCAGCGTCGCCCTCCACGCCGCGGAGCGCGGGGATGTCGGCGTCGGCGACACCGTTCTCGTCACGGGCGCCGGCCCGATCGGCCTGCTCGTCGCCGAAGCCGTCCGCGCCGCCGGCGCGACGGACGTCGTCGTCACCGACGTCGTCCCGGAGAAACTCGCCCGCGCGGAGGCGCGCGGCGCCGACGCCACGGTGAACGTCGCCGAGGAGGACCTCGAAGCGCGCGTCCGAACGTACACCGACGGCGACGGCGTGGACGTCGCCATCGAGGCGTCCGGCGCCGAACCCGCCGTCGCTGCCCTCCCGGACGTCGTCCGCCGCGGCGGGACGGCCGTCCTCGTCGGCCTCCCCACGGTCGAGGAGGTGCCGTTCGACGTCCACGCGGTCATCGACGGCGAACTCGACGTCCACGGGTCGTTCCGCTTCGAGAACACCTACCCGGACGCCGTCTCCCTGCTCGCCGACGGCGCCGTCGACGTCGCCGGTATCGTCGACTTCACCGAACCGCTCGACCGCCTCGACACCGCGTTCGAGCGCGCGCAGGACCCGACGACGGTGAAGGGGATGGTTCGCGTCGCCGACGTGGGGGACTGA
- a CDS encoding NAD(P)-dependent oxidoreductase: MDTLLFGASGRIGQRVATELLSRGHRVTGVSRSGSVDGVEDEDFVAVAGDARDADDVTKLATGHDAVASALGPSGEEDPAVLPEMMATVVEGMERAGVERLVWTGGAGGLKVGPDTRLVETDEFPEEWEALAREAIDAYDVLEAEGDDLRWTYLAPAAMIEPGERTGDYRTAAGELVADEDGESYISMEDFAVALADELEEGNAIHTYLGTGY; encoded by the coding sequence ATGGACACACTCCTCTTCGGTGCGAGCGGTCGAATCGGCCAGCGCGTCGCGACCGAACTGCTCTCTCGCGGCCACCGTGTTACCGGTGTCTCCCGGTCGGGAAGCGTCGACGGTGTCGAGGACGAGGACTTCGTCGCCGTCGCCGGTGACGCGCGCGACGCCGACGACGTGACGAAACTCGCGACGGGCCACGATGCCGTCGCGTCCGCGCTCGGGCCGAGCGGCGAGGAGGACCCGGCCGTCCTGCCGGAGATGATGGCCACCGTCGTCGAGGGCATGGAGCGGGCGGGCGTCGAGCGCCTCGTCTGGACGGGCGGCGCCGGCGGCCTCAAGGTCGGCCCCGACACTCGCCTCGTCGAGACCGACGAGTTCCCCGAGGAGTGGGAGGCACTCGCGCGCGAGGCCATCGACGCCTACGACGTCCTCGAAGCCGAGGGCGACGACCTCCGCTGGACGTACCTCGCCCCGGCCGCGATGATCGAACCCGGCGAGCGAACCGGCGACTACCGGACCGCCGCGGGCGAACTCGTCGCCGACGAGGACGGCGAGAGCTACATCTCGATGGAGGACTTCGCGGTCGCGCTCGCCGACGAACTCGAGGAGGGCAACGCGATTCACACCTACCTCGGCACCGGCTACTGA
- a CDS encoding aldo/keto reductase, whose translation MDERPLGSTGMDVTEVGLGTWNVGPVWGDVTDEAAREAIRTALDAGSNFLDTAEVYGDGRAERLIGDVLDERDSGDERVYVATKAAPDADERHSESGLRESVRGSRERLGVDTLDLVQLHCPETAAFYEPETFAVLEDLKAEGEIAHAGVSVERVEEALKAIEYDVVESVQIIFNPLRQRPAERFFERAKRADVGVIVRVPLASGLLADAFDGAEDFEEDDHRHAAATEGVEAGVGRKGGETFAGAPFDAGLAAVDDMRRLVPEEATMAQFTLRWILDHDAVSTVIPGSTSSEHVAQNVAAADLDPLSHETHGAVRDAYEAHVKEYVHHRW comes from the coding sequence ATGGACGAACGACCCCTCGGCAGCACCGGCATGGACGTCACGGAAGTCGGCCTCGGCACGTGGAACGTCGGCCCCGTCTGGGGCGACGTCACGGACGAGGCGGCCCGCGAGGCGATTCGGACGGCGCTCGACGCGGGGTCGAACTTCCTCGACACCGCGGAAGTGTACGGCGACGGGCGCGCCGAGCGCCTCATCGGCGACGTCCTCGACGAACGGGATAGCGGCGACGAGCGCGTCTACGTGGCGACGAAGGCCGCACCGGACGCGGACGAACGGCACTCCGAGAGCGGCCTCCGTGAGTCCGTTCGCGGGTCACGCGAGCGCCTCGGCGTCGACACGCTCGACCTCGTCCAGCTCCACTGCCCGGAGACGGCGGCGTTCTACGAGCCGGAGACGTTCGCGGTCCTCGAGGATCTCAAGGCGGAGGGCGAAATCGCACACGCCGGCGTCTCCGTCGAGCGCGTCGAGGAGGCGCTGAAGGCCATCGAGTACGACGTCGTCGAGTCCGTCCAGATCATCTTCAACCCGCTCCGCCAGCGGCCCGCCGAGCGCTTCTTCGAGCGCGCGAAACGTGCGGACGTCGGCGTCATCGTGCGCGTCCCCCTCGCCTCCGGGCTGCTCGCGGACGCCTTCGACGGCGCCGAGGACTTCGAGGAGGACGACCACCGGCACGCGGCCGCGACCGAGGGCGTCGAGGCGGGCGTCGGCCGGAAGGGCGGCGAGACGTTCGCGGGCGCCCCCTTCGACGCCGGCCTCGCCGCCGTCGACGACATGCGACGCCTCGTCCCCGAGGAGGCGACGATGGCGCAGTTCACACTCCGGTGGATCCTCGACCACGACGCGGTGTCGACCGTCATCCCGGGGAGCACGTCGTCCGAGCACGTCGCGCAGAACGTCGCAGCCGCCGACCTCGACCCGCTCAGTCACGAGACGCACGGCGCGGTCCGCGACGCCTATGAGGCGCACGTGAAGGAGTACGTCCACCACCGCTGGTAG
- a CDS encoding phosphoenolpyruvate carboxykinase (ATP), with translation MPRQTSATEQFVASLPDPERADNVVYNPTTDELRAYSEHLETTTEFGSPSYVSEDRSRKSEQTKNTVDDAFDDADEALVADVTDAASETDLVCVDRRVGRHPEHSYVCRYYVPEEYGRIALSLCKLLEPAPEGAEPDFYTVQLPDWEETGIRVLPDAGYTVVAGSDYTGEAKKSFLRLFMLEAKRAGGLGLHAGSKRVTLETEDGDLTDVGQLFLGLSGTGKSTLTAHDLWLDEPEDATMLQDDVCALLPDGSVAGSEGEGLFVKTYGLDPETEPAMYDAVTDETAVLENVDVDADGTVDFDSDKYTTNGRAVIERDQLSSAGEEIDLPGVDQIFFITRNPAMPPVAKLTPEEAAVAFMLGESVQTSAGDPSAAGESIRVVGTNPFIVGSEGEEGNRFRDLIADLDVDCYVLNTGRVGTRDVGVDDTITLLRAISRGSVSWTHDDATDLTVPRDVPGMDVSEFDVAANLPDHEAELSTLRAEREAYLERFDALDDDITDARY, from the coding sequence ATGCCACGGCAGACGTCGGCGACGGAGCAGTTTGTCGCCTCGCTCCCCGACCCGGAGCGGGCCGATAACGTGGTGTACAACCCCACGACCGACGAGCTTCGGGCGTACTCCGAGCACCTCGAGACGACGACGGAGTTCGGCTCGCCGTCCTACGTCAGCGAGGACCGCTCGCGGAAGTCCGAGCAGACGAAGAACACGGTCGACGACGCGTTCGACGACGCCGACGAGGCGCTCGTCGCGGACGTCACCGACGCCGCGTCCGAGACCGACCTCGTCTGCGTCGACCGGCGGGTCGGACGCCACCCCGAGCACTCCTACGTCTGTCGCTACTACGTTCCCGAGGAGTACGGCCGCATCGCGCTCAGCCTCTGCAAGCTCCTCGAGCCCGCGCCCGAGGGCGCCGAGCCGGACTTCTACACCGTCCAGCTCCCCGACTGGGAGGAGACGGGTATTCGTGTTCTTCCCGACGCCGGCTACACCGTCGTCGCGGGCAGCGACTACACGGGCGAGGCGAAGAAGTCCTTCCTCCGGCTCTTCATGCTCGAGGCGAAGCGCGCTGGCGGCCTCGGCCTGCACGCCGGCAGCAAGCGCGTCACCCTCGAGACCGAGGACGGCGACCTCACGGACGTCGGCCAGCTCTTCCTCGGGCTCTCGGGCACCGGGAAGTCGACGCTCACCGCACACGACCTCTGGCTCGACGAGCCCGAGGACGCGACGATGCTTCAGGACGACGTCTGCGCGCTCCTCCCGGACGGGAGCGTCGCCGGCAGCGAGGGCGAGGGTCTCTTCGTGAAGACGTACGGCCTCGACCCCGAGACCGAGCCCGCGATGTACGACGCCGTCACCGACGAGACGGCGGTCCTCGAGAACGTCGACGTCGACGCGGACGGCACCGTCGACTTCGACAGCGACAAGTACACGACGAACGGCCGCGCGGTCATCGAGCGCGACCAGCTGTCCTCGGCGGGCGAGGAGATCGACCTGCCGGGCGTCGACCAGATCTTCTTCATCACGCGCAACCCCGCGATGCCGCCGGTCGCGAAGCTCACCCCCGAGGAGGCCGCCGTCGCGTTCATGCTCGGTGAGTCCGTCCAGACGAGCGCGGGCGACCCGAGCGCGGCCGGCGAGTCCATCCGCGTCGTCGGCACGAACCCGTTCATCGTCGGCTCCGAGGGCGAGGAGGGCAATCGCTTCCGCGACCTCATCGCGGACCTCGACGTGGACTGCTACGTCCTCAACACCGGCCGCGTCGGCACGCGCGACGTCGGCGTCGACGACACCATCACGCTGCTGCGCGCGATCTCGCGCGGCAGCGTCTCGTGGACGCACGACGACGCCACCGACCTCACCGTCCCCCGCGACGTCCCCGGGATGGACGTGAGCGAGTTCGACGTTGCCGCGAACCTCCCCGACCACGAGGCCGAGCTCTCGACCCTCCGCGCCGAGCGCGAAGCCTACCTCGAGCGCTTCGACGCCCTCGACGACGACATCACCGACGCGCGCTACTGA